One Halorientalis litorea DNA segment encodes these proteins:
- a CDS encoding type 1 glutamine amidotransferase: MSRPRIALLNAAHEGANTRRNFRRELDADLVEFHCPSGDVPETVAFDGCVVTGSRASVYWDEPWIADVKSWVGEAVDAGLPFLGVCWGHQLLADVLGGHVEDMGEYELGYRTVEHDGENTLLDGVSDAFTVFTSHSDRVAEAPPGAEVFAENDYGIHAFRADRVFAVQFHPEYDTETAASVTQGKDDHLPDERIEEVLDGIHEDHYAAACEAKTLFDNYLQFVERVTADGTTGRHAADD, encoded by the coding sequence ATGTCACGGCCACGCATCGCGCTGTTGAACGCGGCTCACGAGGGTGCGAACACCCGGCGGAACTTCCGCCGCGAACTCGACGCGGACTTGGTCGAGTTCCACTGTCCCTCGGGCGACGTGCCCGAGACAGTCGCGTTCGACGGCTGTGTGGTCACCGGCTCCCGGGCCTCCGTCTACTGGGACGAACCGTGGATTGCCGACGTGAAGTCGTGGGTCGGCGAGGCCGTCGACGCCGGCCTGCCCTTCCTCGGCGTCTGTTGGGGTCACCAACTGCTCGCGGACGTACTCGGCGGCCACGTCGAGGACATGGGCGAGTACGAACTCGGCTACCGGACCGTCGAACACGACGGCGAGAACACACTCTTGGATGGCGTGAGCGACGCATTCACCGTGTTCACGAGCCACTCGGACCGGGTGGCCGAAGCCCCACCGGGAGCCGAGGTGTTCGCCGAGAACGACTACGGCATCCACGCGTTCCGCGCGGACCGGGTGTTCGCCGTGCAGTTCCACCCAGAGTACGACACCGAGACGGCCGCGTCCGTCACGCAGGGGAAAGACGACCACCTCCCCGACGAGCGTATCGAGGAGGTACTCGACGGCATCCACGAGGACCACTACGCGGCCGCCTGCGAAGCCAAGACGCTGTTCGACAACTACCTCCAGTTCGTCGAGCGCGTGACGGCGGACGGCACGACGGGACGGCACGCCGCCGACGACTGA
- a CDS encoding acyl-CoA dehydrogenase family protein produces the protein MLDYVNLESDLSDEERMIQETAREFVEENVTPDIGDHWIEGTFPTDLIPEMGEMGFYAPNLEGYGLPNVSEKAYGLLMQELEACDSGLRSMASVQGALVMYPIHAFGSEAQKDEWLPKLGTGEAVGCFGLTEPQHGSNPTAMETRAEAADGGYVLNGAKTWITNSPISDVAVVWARDTSDPDTPVRGFLVETDRDGVTTNKIDEKLSLRASITGEISLQNVFVPEENVLPDVQGMNGPLSCLTQARYGIAWGAIGAARDSFQTALDYAKDRDQFGGPIARFQMQQDKLAEMASEITLAQLLAHRLADLKERGEMRPQHVSLAKRNNVRMARDQSRIAREILGGNGITADYSPMRHMANLETVYTYEGTHDIHTLILGEDLTGIPAYE, from the coding sequence ATGCTCGACTACGTGAACTTGGAGTCGGACCTCTCGGACGAAGAGCGGATGATACAGGAGACCGCCCGGGAGTTCGTCGAGGAGAACGTCACACCGGACATCGGTGACCACTGGATCGAGGGCACGTTCCCGACCGACCTCATCCCCGAGATGGGCGAGATGGGCTTTTACGCCCCGAATCTGGAGGGCTACGGCCTCCCGAACGTCAGCGAGAAGGCCTATGGCCTGTTGATGCAGGAGTTGGAGGCGTGTGACTCGGGGCTGCGTTCGATGGCCTCGGTGCAGGGCGCGCTGGTCATGTACCCGATTCACGCCTTCGGGAGCGAGGCGCAGAAAGACGAGTGGCTCCCCAAACTCGGGACGGGCGAGGCGGTGGGCTGTTTCGGCCTGACCGAACCCCAGCACGGCTCGAACCCCACGGCCATGGAGACCCGGGCGGAAGCCGCCGACGGCGGCTACGTGCTCAACGGCGCGAAGACGTGGATTACCAACTCCCCGATTTCGGACGTGGCCGTCGTCTGGGCGCGTGACACCTCCGACCCGGACACGCCCGTGCGTGGGTTCCTCGTCGAAACCGACCGCGACGGCGTCACCACCAACAAAATCGACGAGAAACTCTCGCTCCGTGCGTCCATCACGGGCGAAATCAGCCTGCAGAACGTCTTCGTCCCCGAGGAGAACGTCTTGCCGGACGTGCAGGGGATGAACGGGCCGCTGTCGTGTCTCACGCAAGCGCGCTACGGCATCGCGTGGGGTGCTATCGGGGCGGCACGGGACAGTTTCCAGACGGCGCTGGACTACGCGAAAGACCGCGACCAGTTCGGCGGCCCCATCGCGCGGTTCCAGATGCAACAGGACAAGCTCGCGGAGATGGCGAGCGAGATTACGCTGGCGCAGTTGCTCGCCCACCGGCTGGCGGACCTGAAAGAACGCGGGGAGATGCGGCCCCAGCACGTCTCGCTGGCAAAGCGCAACAACGTGCGGATGGCGCGGGACCAATCACGCATCGCCCGGGAGATTTTGGGCGGGAACGGCATCACTGCCGACTACTCGCCGATGCGTCACATGGCGAATCTCGAAACCGTCTACACCTACGAGGGCACCCACGACATCCACACGCTCATTCTGGGCGAGGACCTCACCGGCATCCCCGCCTACGAGTAA
- a CDS encoding cupin domain-containing protein, producing MDHTNVDDVDDRMGPADTKRKVGDALGATDMVLNYYELEPSESFGFGYHRHSDQEEVFYVATGTVTFETEDGTVTVAEREAVRFEPGEWQLGTNEGEERVVALAMGAPAEMGETEMLRECADCDGRTEQQLELTDDRDAILTLCAECGAETGRFD from the coding sequence ATGGACCACACCAACGTCGACGACGTGGACGACCGGATGGGACCGGCCGACACCAAGCGCAAGGTAGGCGACGCGCTCGGTGCCACGGACATGGTACTGAACTACTACGAACTCGAACCGAGCGAGAGCTTTGGCTTCGGTTATCACCGCCACAGTGACCAAGAGGAGGTGTTTTACGTCGCCACCGGGACTGTCACCTTCGAGACGGAGGACGGGACGGTCACCGTCGCGGAACGCGAGGCTGTCCGCTTCGAACCGGGTGAGTGGCAACTCGGAACCAACGAGGGCGAGGAGCGCGTCGTCGCCTTGGCGATGGGCGCGCCCGCCGAGATGGGCGAGACGGAGATGCTGCGGGAGTGTGCGGACTGTGACGGTCGGACCGAGCAGCAACTGGAACTGACCGACGACCGGGACGCCATCCTGACGCTGTGTGCCGAGTGCGGGGCCGAAACTGGACGGTTCGACTGA
- a CDS encoding cupin domain-containing protein, with protein sequence MHVDGDDIDWTESDHGETAFRRKQLAAAADGEDIGCSLYELPPGKRSWPYHYHEGNEEAIYVLAGTGTVRLDDGEHALSAGDYVALPAGEAGGHRVVNDGDDPLRYLAISTMRDPDVVVYPDMDKVGVYTGTPPGRHEGRKLTKYYPEDADVDYWPDEAAE encoded by the coding sequence GTGCACGTCGACGGCGACGACATCGACTGGACCGAGTCCGACCACGGCGAGACGGCGTTCCGCCGGAAGCAACTGGCCGCCGCGGCGGACGGCGAGGACATCGGCTGTAGCCTCTACGAACTCCCGCCGGGCAAGCGTTCGTGGCCGTATCACTACCACGAGGGCAACGAGGAGGCGATATACGTCCTCGCCGGGACGGGCACCGTCCGCCTCGACGACGGCGAGCACGCGCTGTCTGCGGGTGATTACGTCGCCCTTCCGGCGGGCGAGGCGGGCGGCCACCGCGTCGTCAACGACGGCGACGACCCGCTCCGGTACCTCGCCATCTCGACGATGCGTGACCCGGACGTGGTGGTCTATCCCGACATGGACAAGGTCGGCGTCTACACCGGGACGCCCCCGGGCCGACACGAGGGGCGGAAACTGACCAAATACTACCCCGAGGACGCCGACGTGGACTACTGGCCCGACGAGGCGGCCGAGTAG
- a CDS encoding DUF6757 family protein, whose product MRCHYCDRDADVAVEKDGVKVGVCEEHFQEQMEELSDSDALENLREELDIDGAE is encoded by the coding sequence ATGCGGTGTCACTACTGCGACCGCGACGCGGACGTGGCGGTCGAGAAAGACGGCGTGAAGGTCGGCGTCTGTGAGGAACACTTCCAAGAACAGATGGAGGAACTCTCCGACAGCGACGCACTGGAGAACCTCCGAGAGGAACTCGACATCGACGGCGCGGAGTGA
- a CDS encoding PHP domain-containing protein encodes MVVADLHVHTQASDGSLTLDAVPAAAKRAGVEVVAITDHDRLSPVLEEPVTVRDGVTLVHGIELRVDTGDQRVDLLGYGVRPHPALADVVSHLQRDRIERARRIIGCVEDRLGVTLDIDPTEGVGRPHIARAIADSPADYDYQGAFDSLIGSDCPCYVARDIPDFETGLAVLRASCGVVGLAHPLRYGDPERALELTADLDAVELYYPYDDDPDPGPVVEAAEAHDLLVTGGSDAHDETLGRAGLDRVDLARFRAALA; translated from the coding sequence ATGGTCGTTGCGGACCTCCACGTCCACACGCAGGCCTCCGACGGGTCGCTCACGCTCGACGCCGTGCCCGCCGCCGCGAAGCGCGCGGGCGTCGAGGTGGTCGCCATCACGGACCACGACCGGCTGAGTCCCGTGCTGGAAGAGCCGGTGACGGTCCGCGACGGCGTCACACTCGTCCACGGCATCGAACTCCGGGTCGACACCGGCGACCAGCGTGTCGACCTGCTGGGGTACGGTGTCCGCCCGCACCCGGCACTCGCGGATGTCGTCTCTCACCTCCAACGGGACCGTATCGAGCGGGCACGCCGAATTATCGGCTGCGTCGAGGACCGTCTCGGCGTGACCCTCGACATCGACCCCACGGAGGGTGTCGGCCGCCCGCACATCGCCCGCGCCATCGCTGACAGCCCCGCAGACTACGACTATCAGGGTGCGTTCGACTCGCTCATCGGGAGCGACTGCCCGTGCTACGTCGCCCGGGACATCCCCGACTTCGAGACGGGCCTCGCGGTCCTCCGTGCGTCCTGTGGCGTGGTCGGATTGGCCCACCCGCTCCGGTACGGTGACCCCGAGCGCGCGCTCGAACTGACCGCCGACCTCGACGCGGTGGAACTGTACTATCCCTACGACGACGACCCGGACCCGGGGCCGGTCGTCGAGGCCGCAGAGGCACACGACTTGCTCGTCACCGGCGGGAGCGACGCCCACGACGAGACGCTCGGGCGCGCGGGCTTGGACCGGGTCGACCTCGCCCGGTTCCGTGCGGCACTGGCGTAG
- a CDS encoding DUF5789 family protein, translating into MRLLSGLDEAIGAHEYPATTEEIIEEYGDLELELPNGDEQLGDVLGRLDSETFESAEDLRLSAYSAVSSNAIGRKGYSDRDPSTPGEGGHDQVSF; encoded by the coding sequence ATGCGATTGCTCAGCGGCCTCGACGAGGCAATCGGTGCCCACGAGTATCCGGCGACCACCGAGGAAATCATCGAGGAGTACGGGGACCTCGAACTCGAACTGCCGAACGGGGACGAACAGTTGGGGGACGTACTCGGCCGTCTCGATTCGGAGACGTTCGAGTCCGCCGAGGACCTGCGGCTGTCGGCCTACAGTGCGGTGAGTTCGAACGCAATCGGGCGCAAGGGCTACAGCGACCGCGACCCGTCGACGCCCGGCGAAGGCGGCCACGACCAAGTCTCCTTCTGA
- a CDS encoding beta-propeller domain-containing protein, translating to MGRDQTVVLGVLLLAVGVAVGAGAVALADGGTAAPRATPETPDNTTDPFAATDASLTQFESDSAFADYVRRGQRLAEDHGFQSRRRPVDRRRVAEEPDIVRDTPVATEAPEMAGGDGGGGASAPERVSGTNVQVAGIDEPDLVKTDGAHLYYASPRDRPRPRAPREGDGRGDGETSVLSIETPPEPTRVADIDAAGQLLRSGDTLVVMEEDKLVGHDVSDPADPEEVWTQELADEVVTARLTDGTMYLVTRSAVSLSDPCPVEPLGGAASVACTDIYRPSGQVPVDATYTALALDPTSGDVRETATFVGTSDTTAVYMSNRSLYVTYSEGTRRAELRLDFLLTEQSDRLPDRTLDRLRTLRGYNISAEAKAVETRRILRDWTRTLGDDERQRVRSNIENDFRSYLAAHQRDLVRTGIVRVSTDDLSVESVGTVPGRPLDQFSLSEHDGTLRITTTVPSAGSAESGNDLYTLDADTLDRRGAVTDMGAGQRVYATRYVGDTAYVITFRRVDPLHVVDLSDPDDPAEVGELELPGFSTYLHPIDDDRVLGIGEEDGRVKAVLFDVSDPSDPTVADDYVLDARFSAVSESHHAFLLDREHGVFFLPTGQGGRVVDYTDDDLSLEATVDTAGSALRARYVDDSLYVFGHREVVVVDERTWERTATLDLDD from the coding sequence ATGGGACGCGACCAGACAGTTGTACTCGGAGTCCTGTTGCTCGCGGTCGGTGTCGCCGTCGGGGCCGGTGCCGTCGCGCTCGCCGACGGCGGCACGGCCGCGCCGCGAGCGACGCCGGAGACTCCGGACAACACGACCGACCCGTTCGCCGCCACGGACGCGAGCCTCACGCAGTTCGAGAGTGACTCGGCGTTCGCCGACTACGTCAGGCGCGGCCAGCGGTTGGCCGAGGACCACGGCTTCCAGAGCAGACGCCGCCCAGTCGACCGGCGGAGGGTGGCCGAAGAACCGGATATCGTGCGGGACACGCCGGTCGCCACCGAGGCCCCGGAGATGGCCGGCGGTGACGGCGGTGGCGGCGCGAGCGCCCCCGAGCGCGTCAGCGGGACGAACGTCCAAGTGGCGGGTATCGACGAACCGGACCTCGTGAAGACCGACGGCGCGCACCTCTACTACGCCTCGCCACGGGACCGCCCGCGGCCGCGCGCGCCGCGGGAGGGCGACGGCAGGGGTGACGGTGAGACGAGCGTCCTCTCCATCGAGACGCCACCGGAACCGACGCGGGTAGCCGACATCGACGCCGCGGGACAACTGCTCCGGTCGGGCGACACCCTCGTCGTGATGGAAGAAGACAAACTCGTCGGCCACGACGTGAGCGACCCGGCCGACCCCGAGGAAGTCTGGACACAGGAGCTAGCCGACGAGGTGGTCACCGCACGACTGACCGACGGGACGATGTATCTGGTCACGCGCTCTGCCGTCTCGCTCTCGGACCCGTGTCCCGTCGAACCGCTCGGCGGCGCGGCGTCCGTCGCCTGCACCGACATCTACCGCCCGTCCGGGCAGGTGCCGGTCGACGCGACGTACACGGCACTCGCGCTCGACCCGACCAGCGGCGACGTGCGCGAGACGGCGACGTTCGTCGGCACGAGCGACACGACGGCGGTGTACATGTCGAACAGGTCGCTGTACGTCACCTACTCCGAGGGGACCCGACGCGCCGAACTCCGCCTCGATTTCCTGCTGACCGAACAGTCCGACCGCCTCCCCGACCGGACGCTCGACCGACTGCGGACGCTCCGCGGGTACAACATCTCCGCGGAGGCGAAAGCGGTCGAGACGCGGCGGATACTCCGGGACTGGACCCGGACGCTCGGCGACGACGAGCGACAGCGCGTGCGGAGCAACATCGAGAACGACTTCCGCTCGTATCTGGCCGCCCACCAGCGTGACCTCGTGCGGACAGGCATCGTCCGGGTATCGACCGACGACCTCTCCGTCGAGAGCGTCGGAACGGTTCCGGGTCGCCCGCTCGACCAGTTCTCCCTGAGCGAACACGACGGGACGCTCCGAATCACGACGACGGTCCCGAGTGCCGGGAGCGCCGAGTCGGGCAACGACCTGTACACCCTCGACGCCGACACGCTCGACCGCCGCGGAGCGGTGACCGACATGGGGGCGGGCCAGCGCGTCTACGCCACACGGTACGTCGGCGACACGGCCTACGTAATCACCTTCCGTCGGGTCGACCCGCTCCACGTCGTCGACCTCTCGGACCCCGACGACCCAGCGGAGGTCGGCGAACTGGAACTGCCGGGGTTCTCGACGTACCTCCATCCCATCGACGACGACAGGGTACTCGGCATCGGCGAGGAGGACGGCCGCGTCAAGGCCGTCCTGTTCGACGTGTCGGACCCCTCGGACCCGACCGTCGCGGACGACTACGTCCTCGACGCGCGGTTCTCGGCCGTCTCCGAGTCGCACCACGCGTTCCTGCTCGACCGCGAACACGGCGTGTTCTTCCTGCCGACGGGGCAGGGCGGGCGCGTCGTGGACTACACCGACGACGACCTCTCGCTCGAAGCGACCGTCGACACCGCGGGGAGCGCGCTCCGGGCACGCTACGTCGACGATTCCCTCTACGTGTTCGGCCACCGGGAAGTCGTGGTCGTCGACGAACGGACGTGGGAGCGGACCGCGACCCTCGACCTCGACGACTGA
- a CDS encoding DUF5786 family protein has protein sequence MSMGAYDEDEHERRERKNSEVDAAFDDERTSYHGSVEYDSGESAEELLDQFEQIKSE, from the coding sequence ATGTCTATGGGAGCCTACGACGAGGACGAACACGAACGTCGTGAACGCAAGAACAGCGAAGTCGATGCGGCGTTCGACGACGAGCGGACGAGTTACCACGGGTCCGTCGAGTACGACAGCGGCGAGTCCGCCGAGGAACTCTTAGACCAGTTCGAGCAAATCAAGTCGGAGTGA
- a CDS encoding DUF7530 family protein codes for MRGPEYGETWAYESIVGALPGIDLSTRAAVALQFLVFETAILALAAVYGLWTAAIAGTVAVVVATAGSVEMLRIGRFVRREAVPESYRRLLFGSSIEVVLAVLAYVALVTHLFVFDPRYAEVPLVERLLGPEPPILVVYLVLLVLWDVCYRIGTGWWASVAALWRSYRYRFDSETAWALQRADLETMGFGLLQLALVPFLLPYPVLLTAVVGHVGAVTVVTGLSVLLLRRGVRRDGVTPT; via the coding sequence GTGAGGGGGCCAGAGTACGGGGAGACGTGGGCCTACGAGAGCATCGTCGGCGCGCTCCCGGGCATCGACCTCTCGACGCGGGCGGCGGTGGCACTCCAGTTTCTCGTCTTCGAGACGGCTATCCTCGCGCTCGCGGCGGTGTACGGCCTCTGGACGGCGGCCATCGCGGGCACTGTCGCGGTGGTCGTCGCCACCGCCGGGAGCGTCGAGATGCTCCGAATCGGCCGGTTCGTCCGCCGCGAGGCGGTCCCCGAATCGTACCGACGCCTCCTGTTCGGGTCGAGCATCGAAGTGGTCCTCGCCGTCCTCGCCTACGTCGCACTGGTGACCCACCTGTTCGTCTTCGACCCGCGGTACGCCGAGGTCCCGCTCGTGGAGCGACTTCTCGGCCCGGAGCCGCCGATTCTCGTCGTCTACCTCGTCCTCCTCGTGTTGTGGGACGTGTGCTATCGCATCGGGACGGGGTGGTGGGCGAGCGTCGCGGCCCTGTGGCGGTCCTACCGGTATCGGTTCGACTCCGAGACGGCGTGGGCACTCCAGCGGGCGGACCTAGAGACGATGGGGTTCGGCCTGCTGCAACTCGCGCTGGTCCCGTTCCTGCTCCCGTACCCCGTCCTCCTGACGGCAGTCGTCGGGCACGTCGGCGCGGTGACGGTGGTCACGGGACTCTCCGTGCTCCTCCTCAGGCGTGGCGTCAGAAGGGACGGCGTCACTCCGACTTGA
- a CDS encoding NAD(P)H-binding protein: MHVLVTGATGFVGSHLVPELVDAGHRVRVLVRDQTQYEGLDGVAVFEGDLLDPGSFEAALDGVDAAYYLVHSMHAGPDYADRDRRAARNFVDAADDAGVERAVYLGGLGEERERLSEHLKSRREVERVLSEGTFELTSLRAAIIIGDGSSSFEMVRQLAVRLPVMVTPKWVDTECQPIAIGDVVAYLAGVLDQPETAGETYEIGGPDVLTYREVMARTAETVTGRRPLIVPVPVLTPRISMYWVGLVTSVPKSVAYPLILGLKNSVVVHDDSIRDHLPIELTPFDEAVARAVHNPAKPPESAADQSTEGYSPVAGER; encoded by the coding sequence ATGCACGTTCTCGTCACCGGTGCGACGGGCTTCGTCGGGAGCCATCTCGTCCCGGAACTGGTCGATGCGGGCCACCGCGTGCGGGTGCTGGTCCGCGACCAGACGCAGTACGAGGGGTTGGACGGCGTCGCCGTCTTCGAGGGTGACCTGCTGGACCCCGGCAGCTTCGAGGCGGCCCTCGACGGGGTCGACGCGGCGTACTATCTCGTCCACTCGATGCACGCGGGACCGGACTACGCCGACCGGGACCGCCGGGCGGCCCGCAACTTCGTCGACGCGGCCGACGACGCGGGTGTCGAACGCGCCGTCTACCTCGGCGGGTTGGGCGAGGAGCGCGAGCGGTTGTCCGAACACCTCAAGTCCCGCCGGGAGGTGGAACGCGTCCTCTCGGAGGGGACCTTCGAGTTGACGTCGTTGCGGGCGGCCATCATCATCGGCGACGGGAGTTCGAGTTTCGAGATGGTGCGCCAGTTGGCGGTACGTTTGCCCGTGATGGTGACGCCGAAGTGGGTGGACACGGAGTGTCAACCGATAGCCATCGGCGACGTGGTGGCCTATCTGGCGGGTGTCCTCGACCAGCCAGAGACGGCGGGTGAAACCTACGAAATCGGCGGGCCGGACGTACTGACGTACCGGGAGGTGATGGCCCGGACGGCCGAAACCGTCACCGGGCGGCGGCCGCTCATCGTCCCCGTTCCAGTGTTGACGCCGCGAATCTCGATGTACTGGGTCGGACTCGTGACGAGCGTCCCGAAGTCCGTCGCCTATCCGCTCATCCTCGGCCTGAAGAACTCGGTCGTGGTCCACGACGACAGCATCCGCGACCACCTTCCCATCGAGTTGACGCCGTTCGACGAGGCGGTGGCACGGGCCGTCCACAACCCCGCCAAGCCGCCGGAATCGGCGGCCGACCAGTCGACCGAGGGATACTCACCGGTGGCGGGAGAGCGGTGA
- a CDS encoding DUF7858 family protein: MVLSDIAAGVEVTAEQRDRGVATVDETDASLAERLAEYGEALPCDPAAAATVVEVYAEGRPVGAAARVAGIAPVTAAKTLHLLGEEVSPLGPTGRELVRDWLTGHLSRTETLELAGASEQELALAAYVETHDPLAGACEAVAADLSPERTDALAETRSDVSDLREC, encoded by the coding sequence ATGGTGTTGTCGGACATCGCGGCGGGGGTGGAGGTCACGGCCGAGCAGCGTGACCGGGGGGTCGCCACCGTCGACGAGACGGACGCCTCGCTCGCCGAGCGGTTGGCCGAGTACGGCGAGGCGTTGCCCTGTGACCCGGCCGCGGCGGCGACGGTGGTGGAGGTGTACGCCGAGGGCCGACCCGTCGGCGCGGCTGCCCGCGTCGCCGGTATCGCGCCGGTGACGGCCGCCAAGACCCTCCACCTGCTCGGCGAGGAGGTGTCGCCGCTCGGGCCGACCGGCCGCGAACTGGTCCGGGACTGGTTGACAGGGCACCTCTCGCGGACGGAGACGCTAGAACTCGCGGGTGCGAGCGAGCAGGAACTGGCACTGGCGGCGTACGTCGAGACCCACGACCCGCTGGCGGGGGCCTGTGAGGCTGTGGCGGCGGACCTCTCGCCCGAACGGACGGACGCGCTGGCGGAGACGCGGAGCGACGTCTCGGACCTCCGGGAGTGCTGA
- a CDS encoding transcription initiation factor IIB, which produces MAASTQQCPECAGQVRTEDSETVCADCGLVVTADHIDHGPEWRSFEGEQSTRERTGAPLTRSRHDRGLSTDIGHSSRLKGRKRRQVARMRRQHNRAQISSKRERNQVYGFGEIRRLVSALDLPDDIRERACVLFESAQSADLLRGRSLEGFAAAAVYAVCRTADLSRTLTEVVGPARADRDELKCAYDALNRDLGLPTGPIDPAEYVPRFASELDLSQAVERRAAELVQVAHDRGVVTGRDPAGVAAGCLYTAAREADRDLTQAAAAAVAGVTPVTLRGTYQELNEE; this is translated from the coding sequence ATGGCAGCCTCGACACAGCAGTGTCCCGAGTGTGCGGGACAGGTACGGACGGAGGACAGCGAGACAGTGTGTGCCGACTGTGGGCTCGTGGTCACGGCGGACCACATCGACCACGGCCCGGAGTGGCGGTCGTTCGAGGGCGAGCAGTCGACACGCGAACGCACCGGCGCGCCGCTGACCCGCTCCAGACACGACAGGGGCCTCTCGACCGACATCGGCCATTCGAGTCGCCTGAAGGGACGCAAACGCAGACAGGTGGCTCGGATGCGCCGCCAGCACAACCGCGCGCAGATTTCCTCGAAGCGCGAGCGCAACCAGGTGTACGGCTTCGGGGAGATACGGCGACTGGTCAGCGCGCTGGACTTGCCCGACGACATCCGCGAGCGGGCGTGTGTCCTCTTCGAGTCCGCACAGTCGGCAGACCTGCTTCGCGGGCGGTCACTCGAAGGGTTCGCGGCCGCCGCCGTCTACGCCGTCTGCCGGACGGCCGACCTCTCGCGGACGCTCACGGAAGTCGTCGGCCCGGCCCGTGCCGACCGCGACGAACTGAAGTGTGCCTACGACGCGCTGAACCGCGACTTAGGACTCCCGACCGGCCCTATCGACCCCGCCGAGTACGTCCCGCGGTTCGCCAGCGAACTCGACCTCTCACAGGCCGTCGAGCGTCGCGCCGCCGAACTCGTGCAGGTCGCCCACGACAGGGGGGTCGTCACCGGGCGCGACCCCGCCGGCGTCGCCGCTGGCTGTCTCTACACCGCGGCCCGTGAGGCCGACCGTGACCTCACGCAGGCGGCCGCCGCGGCGGTTGCGGGCGTCACGCCCGTCACGCTCCGCGGGACGTATCAGGAACTCAACGAGGAGTGA
- a CDS encoding MinD/ParA family ATP-binding protein, producing the protein MIVAVTGGKGGVGKTTVAYNLAAALDAVVVDADLGMTDLPGGHGPDLHDVLAGRAAPVEAVREDGPVAMLPCGRSLAGARAADPTALADAIEAVAGAYGWVVVDCPAGLSSDVGLSLCVADGSLLVTTPDEPAVADAVRARALARELDAGLARVVVNRVEATVPTAALARELGAPVTVVPESEPLARAQRAGVPVRETAPDSDVAERFVALADAVHSSLSS; encoded by the coding sequence ATGATAGTCGCCGTCACCGGCGGTAAGGGCGGCGTCGGAAAGACGACTGTGGCGTACAACCTCGCCGCCGCGCTGGACGCGGTGGTCGTCGACGCGGATTTGGGGATGACGGACCTCCCGGGCGGTCACGGCCCGGACCTGCACGACGTACTCGCCGGGCGAGCGGCCCCGGTCGAAGCCGTCCGGGAGGACGGGCCGGTCGCGATGCTCCCCTGCGGTCGGTCGCTCGCGGGGGCACGAGCGGCGGACCCGACGGCACTCGCCGACGCTATCGAGGCCGTCGCCGGAGCCTACGGCTGGGTCGTCGTCGACTGTCCGGCGGGGCTGTCGAGCGACGTGGGGCTCTCGCTCTGTGTCGCCGACGGGAGTCTCCTCGTCACGACGCCCGACGAACCGGCCGTCGCGGACGCCGTTCGCGCCCGGGCACTGGCACGGGAACTCGACGCCGGACTCGCCCGGGTCGTGGTGAACCGCGTCGAGGCGACGGTACCGACGGCCGCCCTCGCCCGGGAACTCGGCGCGCCCGTGACCGTCGTTCCCGAGTCGGAGCCGCTGGCCCGGGCACAGCGCGCCGGGGTCCCGGTGAGGGAGACGGCCCCGGACAGCGACGTGGCCGAGCGGTTCGTCGCGCTCGCGGACGCGGTTCACTCCTCGTTGAGTTCCTGA